A genomic region of Dreissena polymorpha isolate Duluth1 chromosome 4, UMN_Dpol_1.0, whole genome shotgun sequence contains the following coding sequences:
- the LOC127879028 gene encoding uncharacterized protein LOC127879028, translating to METTTTNAVQAIVKSVELSFVNYILLALSCALGLAFIAGIVAIVLKEISRWRDAKAMHLKQKLNIRRKGISGGSAVRRGQSCDSFSASEMTSYIQLTETPTSIRCSSAWTPSPVTRNSGSNSPTSGNFSL from the exons atggaaacaacaacaaccaacGCAG TTCAAGCAATCGTGAAAAGTGTTGAGTTGAGCTTCGTGAATTACATCCTGTTGGCCCTAAGCTGCGCATTAGGGCTCGCCTTCATCGCCGGCATTGTCGCAATCGTCCTCAAAGAGATTAGTCGCTGGAGAGACGCCAAGGCTATGCACCTGAAGCAAAAACTCAACATCCGCCGGAAGGGGATCAGCGGAGGGTCAGCGGTCAGACGCGGCCAGTCGTGCGACAGCTTCTCCGCGTCGGAAATGACGTCATATATTCAGTTGACGGAGACGCCCACATCGATACGGTGTAGTTCGGCATGGACGCCTAGCCCCGTTACGCGGAACAGCGGCAGTAATTCACCAACATCCGGGAACTTTTCACTATGA